In Mus caroli chromosome 19, CAROLI_EIJ_v1.1, whole genome shotgun sequence, a genomic segment contains:
- the Fam122a gene encoding protein FAM122A — MAQEKMELDLELPAGTGASPAEGGGPGGGGLRRSNSAPLIHGLSDSSPVFQAEAPSARRNSTTFPSRHGLLLPASPVRMHSSRLHQIKQEEGMDLINRETVHEREVQTAMQISHSWEESFSLSDNDVEKSASPKRIDFIPVSPAPSPTRGIGKQCFSPSLQSFVSSNGLPPSPIPSPTTRFTTRRSQSPINCIRPSVLGPLKRKCEMETDYQPKRFFQGITNMLSSDVAQLSDPGVCVSSDTLDGNSSSAGSSCNSPAKVSTTTNSPVSPAQAASPFIPVDELSSK; from the coding sequence ATGGCTCAGGAGAAGATGGAGCTGGACCTGGAGTTGCCCGCGGGCACGGGCGCGAGCCCCGCGGAGGGCGGCGGCCCTGGCGGCGGGGGCCTGCGGAGGTCTAACAGCGCCCCCCTGATCCACGGCCTCAGCGACTCGTCGCCGGTGTTCCAGGCCGAGGCGCCCAGCGCCAGACGGAACAGCACGACGTTCCCGAGCCGCCACGGCCTGCTGCTCCCGGCCTCGCCGGTCCGAATGCACAGCAGCCGCCTGCACCAGATCAAACAGGAGGAGGGCATGGACCTGATCAACCGAGAGACGGTTCACGAGCGCGAGGTGCAGACCGCAATGCAGATAAGCCACTCCTGGGAGGAAAGTTTCAGCCTGAGTGACAACGACGTGGAGAAATCCGCCTCCCCGAAGCGCATCGATTTCATTCCGGTGTCTCCGGCACCGTCCCCGACCCGGGGAATTGGGAAGCAGTGTTTCTCACCGTCCTTGCAAAGTTTTGTGAGTAGCAACGGACTGCCTCCAAGTCCCATTCCCAGCCCAACCACCCGATTTACCACCCGGAGAAGCCAGAGTCCCATCAACTGCATTAGACCAAGTGTTCTTGGaccattgaaaagaaaatgtgaaatggaaACTGATTATCAGCCAAAGAGATTTTTCCAGGGCATCACCAACATGCTGTCTTCTGACGTTGCACAGCTGTCAGACCCCGGTGTGTGCGTATCTTCCGATACCCTGGATGGAAACAGCAGCAGTGCCGGATCTTCCTGTAACTCACCAGCGAAAGTCAGCACTACCACCAACTCTCCTGTGTCGCCCGCCCAAGCAGCCTCCCCCTTTATTCCAGTAGATGAACTTTCCTCAAAGTGA